A genomic region of Lasioglossum baleicum chromosome 16, iyLasBale1, whole genome shotgun sequence contains the following coding sequences:
- the Hzg gene encoding CTD small phosphatase herzog, with the protein MDASSIITQVSRDDELGQFNNEKAQLPRENEAASNGPASGKKPRGRGLLRSLLCCLGRGRGSSSKSSKTSSVQWDDHGYSPPPRTGSQRFLLPPVRHQDMHKKCMVIDLDETLVHSSFKPINNADFVVPVEIDGTVHQVYVLKRPYVDEFLQRMGELYECVLFTASLAKYADPVADLLDRWGVFRARLFRESCVFHRGNYVKDLNKLGRDLQQIIIVDNSPASYIFHPDNAVPVASWFDDMTDSELLDLIPFFEKLSNVENIYTVLCNSNHPYNQIPVVQNSPSPGSGSLGAS; encoded by the exons ATGGACGCATCGTCCATTATCACCCAAGTGTCGCGGGATGACGAGCTAGGCCAGTTTAACAATGAGAAAG CCCAGTTACCACGAGAGAATGAAGCGGCCAGCAACGGTCCGGCCAGTGGCAAGAAGCCTCGAGGGCGTGGACTCCTACGATCTCTGCTCTGTTGCCTGGGCAGAGGACGCGGAAGCAGTTCGAAGAGTTCGAAGACAAGTTCGGTACAATGGGACGATCATGGTTATTCGCCGCCGCCGAGGACTGGATCCCAACGGTTTCTTCTCCCACCTGTCCGACATCAGGATATGCACAAGAAGTGCATGGTGATCGATTTGGACGAGACGCTAGTGCATAGTTCCTTCAAGCCGATCAACAATGCAGATTTCGTTGTTCCTGTAGAGATTGATGGGACGGTGCatcaagtgtacgttttaaagAGGCCTTACGTCGACGAGTTCTTGCAGAGAATGGGCGAGCTGTACGAGTGCGTGTTGTTCACAGCGAGTTTAGCCAAG TACGCCGATCCGGTAGCAGATCTGCTCGACAGATGGGGAGTGTTCAGAGCAAGACTGTTTAGGGAATCTTGTGTTTTTCACAGAGGAAACTATGTTAAAGATTTAAACAAACTAGGACGGGATTTACAGCAAATCATCATCGTCGATAACAGCCCAGCCAGCTACATTTTCCATCCGGACAACGCG GTACCGGTGGCGTCGTGGTTCGACGACATGACGGACTCGGAGCTGTTAGACTTAATTCCATTTTTCGAGAAGCTCAGCAACGTGGAGAACATTTATACAGTCCTGTGCAATAGCAATCATCCTTATAATCAAATACCCGTTGTACAGAACAGTCCAAGCCCAGGATCAGGTTCGCTTGGTGCTTCCTAG
- the LOC143217379 gene encoding KICSTOR complex protein kaptin has product MCNLIDAHWFPLTSQGNIYSMTKLCSTNGSNKVLVASLKRKIYSCEYHMMPNLHLRPLVKELLFTYIPSGAEIISIDAYNKSDTGDGFAIGITIIKVSTDTSVERYLNIYTEGVTDGEGDECSSIEAIAQNCLMVELAYTPYHLYHTILPQQSSQNEVVWLLSGSDYKIHMIREDKLNHGYSESSIEKYFPELHDIQAISLWINIYYYDRYNWRLTVIGCECGLVKVAIVNVLELKVRRSWKLRYDTPISSVYVFPQRNCIAKPSFLGSNERSSSDEETKLNVLVVNTCNAVVFMDVLNNGMDEDVTLNGSETSDCILCSCIADINMDGQNEILLGTYGQEILIFSFINNTWELIVRKLFDAPVHSICYMDITNDGMKEIIVLTQRGVHILQHNIADVKDKWRKRFQKILAGNEL; this is encoded by the exons ATGTGTAATTTAATAGACGCACATTGGTTTCCTCTAACATCGCAAGGAAATATTTACTCGATGACGAAATTATGTTCGACAAACGGCTCAAACAAAGTCTTGGTGGCTTCtctgaaaagaaaaatatattcctGCGAGTATCACATGATGCCTAATCTCCATTTAAGACCGTTGGTTAAGGAGTTACTATTCACGTACATTCCAA GCGGCGCAGAGATCATATCGATCGACGCCTACAACAAATCCGACACAGGCGATGGCTTTGCGATAGGCATAACGATAATCAAAGTAAGCACGGACACCTCCGTCGAAAGATATTTAAACATCTACACCGAAGGTGTTACGGACGGAGAAGGCGACGAATGCAGTTCCATCGAAGCCATAGCGCAGAACTGTTTAATGGTAGAATTAGCGTACACACCTTACCATTTATATCACACCATTCTTCCGCAGCAGAGCTCGCAGAATGAG GTCGTCTGGTTGCTTTCGGGAAGCGATTACAAGATCCACATGATCAGAGAGGACAAATTGAACCATGGTTACAGCGAATCTTCCATTGAGAAATACTTTCCAGAGCTGCACGACATTCAGGCAATCTCCTTGTGGATTAATATCTACTACTACGACCGATACAACTG GAGACTGACGGTAATCGGTTGTGAATGTGGTTTGGTGAAAGTAGCTATCGTTAATGTTTTAGAACTGAAAGTCCGTCGAAGCTGGAAATTACGATACGACACGCCCATCTCCAGCGTATACGTATTTCCGCAACGAAACTGCATCGCCAAGCCGAGCTTTCTCGGCTCGAATG AACGATCTAGCAGCGACGAAGAAACGAAACTGAACGTTCTCGTCGTGAATACTTGCAACGCGGTTGTCTTTAT GGACGTCCTGAATAATGGAATGGACGAAGATGTGACGTTAAACGGTAGCGAAACGTCTGATTGCATTCTATGCTCCTGCATTGCAGATATAAATATGGACGGTCAGAATGAGATACTGTTAGGCACCTACGGTCAAgagatattaatattttctttcataAACAACACCTGGGAATTGATTGTTAGAAAATTGTTCGATGCACCTGTGCATTCTATTTGCTACATGGACATAACAAATGATGGAATGAAGGAGATTATTGTCCTTACTCAGCGAGGAGTGCATATATTGCAG cATAATATTGCGGATGTGAAGGATAAATGGAGGAAACGGTTTCAGAAAATACTCGCAGGAAACGAGTTATAA